In one window of Paludisphaera rhizosphaerae DNA:
- a CDS encoding sensor histidine kinase: protein MDAPSDACPDSIPARFDRRELHNLLSSLSDEFCRPLTSLRSGFDLLLGESPARFSPAQQGHVATMRTLCDGMLRLSRSYLEYAEVIRSARSPNLGTFSIRALVQEVDRTFAEAARVRGIAWEAEAVEGDALVVTDASRCQQIFAAMASNALKFTPPDGRIRVEGRAEADFWSLSITDDGPGVPPEHHHRVFEPFYRLARDEHSSIEGNGLGLAIGRELSAQLHGRLSLESDGVRGLVVRATFPRTPPSDPPIAIDRLGDRA from the coding sequence ATGGACGCGCCTTCCGACGCCTGTCCCGACAGTATCCCCGCGCGTTTCGACCGACGAGAGTTGCACAATCTGCTCAGCAGCCTCAGCGACGAGTTCTGTCGTCCGCTGACCTCGTTGCGATCAGGGTTCGACCTGCTGCTGGGCGAGTCCCCCGCGCGCTTTTCCCCGGCTCAGCAGGGACACGTCGCTACCATGCGGACGCTCTGCGACGGCATGCTTCGGCTGTCGCGGAGCTATCTCGAATACGCCGAGGTCATCCGCTCCGCCCGATCCCCCAACCTGGGGACGTTCTCGATCCGGGCGCTCGTGCAGGAGGTGGACCGAACGTTCGCCGAAGCGGCCCGCGTCAGGGGGATTGCCTGGGAGGCCGAGGCCGTCGAAGGCGATGCCCTGGTTGTAACGGACGCCTCGCGGTGTCAGCAGATCTTCGCGGCGATGGCCTCCAACGCGTTGAAATTCACCCCGCCGGACGGCCGGATCCGCGTCGAGGGAAGGGCTGAGGCGGATTTCTGGAGTCTGTCGATCACCGACGACGGGCCGGGCGTCCCTCCTGAACACCACCACCGCGTCTTTGAACCGTTCTACCGCCTGGCTCGCGACGAGCATTCCTCGATTGAAGGGAATGGCCTGGGATTGGCCATCGGCCGGGAACTGTCCGCCCAGTTGCACGGCCGGCTCTCTCTGGAATCCGACGGCGTTCGAGGTCTCGTCGTCCGCGCGACTTTCCCCCGCACCCCTCCCTCCGATCCGCCGATCGCCATTGACCGCCTCGGCGATCGGGCGTAG
- the guaA gene encoding glutamine-hydrolyzing GMP synthase, with protein sequence MDPTDLSSRPVLVLDFGAQYVQLIARRVRERHAFARIVRHDITAERVRELNPLALILSGGPSSVYEAGAPQCDPELFKLGIPVLGICYGMQLAVQALGGKVDAPPAREYGRTDCHVVDPAEPLFHDVPHDTTVWMSHGDQILDAGSDFVPLAATSTCPIAAAKHKSYPFYGLQFHPEVSHTPYGALMLGNFLDRICGNPRAWTMEAFIEQALERIRSQVGPDQRVVCGLSGGVDSAVCAALLAKALGDRVVCVFVDTGLLRGGERSQVEDVFRGHSDAELRVVDAADQFLKALAGVTDPQEKRRRIGHTFIEVFREEARSIPGAHFLAQGTLYPDVIESGGAPDGPAATIKIHHNVGGLPAELGFELIEPLRDLFKDEVRRLGLELGLPDDLVWRHPFPGPGLAVRCLGEVTAPRLEVLRQADAIFLEELRAAGLERQTAQAFAVLLPVQSVGVMGDARTYENVVAVRAVETEDFMTADWSRLPHEVLARTSTRIINTVKGVNRVVYDVTSKPPGTIEWE encoded by the coding sequence ATGGATCCGACCGATCTCTCGTCGCGGCCGGTGTTGGTGCTCGACTTCGGAGCGCAATATGTGCAGCTCATCGCGCGGCGGGTCCGCGAGCGGCACGCCTTCGCCCGGATCGTCCGCCACGACATCACGGCGGAACGCGTCCGCGAGTTGAACCCCCTGGCCCTGATCCTCTCGGGCGGACCGAGCAGCGTCTACGAAGCCGGCGCTCCCCAGTGCGACCCGGAGCTGTTCAAGCTGGGAATTCCCGTGCTGGGCATCTGCTACGGCATGCAACTGGCCGTGCAGGCGCTCGGGGGTAAGGTCGACGCTCCGCCGGCCCGTGAGTACGGTCGGACCGATTGCCACGTCGTCGACCCGGCCGAACCGCTCTTCCACGACGTGCCCCACGATACGACCGTCTGGATGAGCCACGGCGACCAGATTCTCGACGCGGGAAGCGATTTCGTCCCGCTGGCGGCCACATCCACCTGCCCGATCGCCGCGGCCAAGCACAAGAGCTATCCGTTTTACGGGCTCCAGTTCCACCCGGAGGTTTCCCACACGCCTTACGGGGCGCTCATGCTGGGGAACTTCCTCGACCGGATCTGCGGCAACCCCCGCGCCTGGACGATGGAGGCGTTCATCGAGCAGGCTCTTGAGCGGATTCGCTCGCAGGTCGGCCCTGACCAGCGGGTCGTTTGCGGGCTCTCCGGCGGCGTCGACTCGGCCGTCTGCGCGGCGCTCCTGGCGAAGGCCCTCGGCGATCGGGTCGTCTGCGTGTTCGTGGACACGGGGCTGCTCCGCGGCGGCGAGCGCAGCCAGGTTGAAGACGTCTTCCGCGGCCACAGCGACGCCGAGCTGCGCGTCGTCGACGCGGCCGACCAGTTCCTCAAGGCCCTCGCCGGCGTGACCGACCCCCAGGAAAAGCGGCGGCGGATCGGCCACACGTTCATCGAGGTCTTCCGCGAAGAGGCTCGATCGATTCCCGGAGCGCACTTCCTCGCCCAGGGGACGCTCTACCCCGACGTGATCGAGAGCGGCGGCGCGCCCGACGGCCCGGCCGCGACGATCAAGATCCACCACAACGTCGGCGGGCTGCCGGCCGAGCTGGGCTTCGAGCTGATCGAGCCCCTGCGCGACCTGTTCAAGGACGAGGTTCGCCGCCTTGGCCTGGAACTCGGCCTCCCCGACGATCTCGTCTGGCGGCACCCCTTCCCCGGCCCCGGACTGGCCGTCCGCTGCCTGGGAGAGGTCACCGCGCCGAGGCTCGAAGTCCTCCGTCAGGCCGACGCCATCTTCCTCGAAGAGCTGCGGGCCGCCGGCCTGGAACGCCAGACGGCCCAGGCGTTCGCCGTGCTGCTGCCGGTGCAATCGGTCGGCGTGATGGGCGACGCTCGGACCTACGAGAACGTGGTCGCCGTCCGCGCCGTCGAGACCGAGGATTTCATGACGGCCGACTGGTCCCGCCTCCCCCACGAGGTGCTGGCCCGAACGTCGACGCGGATCATCAACACGGTCAAGGGCGTCAACCGAGTCGTCTACGACGTGACGAGCAAGCCGCCGGGGACGATCGAGTGGGAGTAA
- a CDS encoding recombinase family protein translates to MSVLEGAVRVSALRSSKILDVHLDRLAVVYVRQSDPQQVLNHRESRERQYALADHAAALGWPRDRVLVIDDDQGMSGRSADRRGGFQRLLAEVTMEHVGLILGIEMSRIARNSRDWHNLLEMCAIFGTILADEDGVYDPRDTNDRLLLGLKGTISEFELVTMRNRLERGRLNKAQRGELFHRVPTGYVKLSTERVEFDPDEQVREVIRLIFDKYDEIGTAWGVFHYLIRNNIKIGFRPFHGPNRGNLEWRRPVLLTVFQILRHPIYAGAYAYGRRPHKHVRTADGERTGVGPWVPMEQWKVLKRDCLPAYITWERYLANQESLHQHRSGPGCKGSPRGGSALLAGLIVCGNCGRCLQPSYRTHARAYYSCVRHLHEGTEQTCFGLKAAVVDDLVVQQVLHALEPAALELSCRALEDVQQDRARLDKHWKQRLERARYEAVDAERRYRAVDPENRLVARSLEQRWEETLRAERQVGDDYDRFLREQPPQLSRDERALIAALSSDLPALWHAPDTTDQDRKEIVRHLVERVVVQVKNDSEYVDVAIHWQGGLVSRHEVVRPVRTYEQLRDLDKLMDRVVALRHEGRTAAEIAVCLNQEGFVPPKRCGEFYPELVHELLVRRGLSNEKKYADQLGSDEWWLPKLAEAVPVSAGKLADWARRGWLHSRRTPAQHLWILWADKQELKRLRKLAASSRRGMVEYPADLTTPKERHRGGHG, encoded by the coding sequence ATGAGCGTACTTGAAGGGGCCGTCCGCGTCAGCGCGCTGCGATCGTCGAAGATCCTCGACGTCCACCTCGACCGCCTCGCCGTCGTCTACGTCCGCCAATCCGACCCCCAGCAGGTGCTCAATCACCGCGAATCCCGCGAGCGGCAGTACGCCCTCGCCGATCACGCCGCCGCCCTCGGGTGGCCGAGGGACCGTGTCCTGGTCATCGACGACGACCAGGGGATGAGCGGCCGGTCGGCCGACCGGCGGGGCGGATTCCAACGCCTCCTGGCCGAAGTTACCATGGAGCACGTCGGCCTGATCCTCGGCATCGAGATGAGCCGCATCGCCCGCAACAGCAGGGATTGGCACAACCTCCTGGAGATGTGCGCCATCTTCGGGACGATCCTCGCGGACGAAGACGGCGTCTACGACCCGCGGGACACCAACGACAGGCTCCTGCTCGGCCTGAAGGGGACCATCAGCGAATTCGAGCTGGTCACGATGCGGAATCGACTGGAACGAGGCCGGTTGAACAAGGCCCAACGCGGCGAGCTGTTCCACCGCGTGCCGACCGGCTACGTCAAGCTCTCCACGGAACGGGTCGAATTCGACCCCGACGAGCAGGTCCGCGAGGTCATCCGCCTGATCTTCGACAAATACGACGAGATCGGCACCGCCTGGGGCGTCTTCCACTACCTGATCCGCAACAACATCAAGATCGGGTTCCGCCCGTTCCACGGGCCCAATCGCGGCAACCTGGAGTGGCGACGCCCCGTGCTGCTGACCGTCTTCCAGATCCTGCGACATCCGATCTACGCCGGGGCCTACGCCTATGGGCGTCGGCCTCACAAGCACGTCCGGACGGCCGACGGCGAGCGTACCGGCGTCGGCCCGTGGGTCCCGATGGAGCAATGGAAGGTTCTGAAGCGCGACTGCTTGCCGGCCTACATCACCTGGGAACGCTACCTGGCGAATCAAGAATCCCTGCATCAGCACCGATCCGGCCCGGGCTGCAAGGGGAGCCCCCGCGGCGGCTCCGCCCTGCTCGCCGGTCTGATCGTCTGCGGCAACTGCGGGCGCTGCCTCCAACCGTCCTATCGGACTCACGCTCGGGCCTATTACAGTTGTGTCCGACACCTCCACGAAGGGACGGAGCAGACGTGCTTCGGCCTCAAGGCCGCGGTGGTGGACGATCTCGTGGTGCAGCAGGTCCTTCACGCCCTGGAACCCGCCGCGCTGGAGTTGAGCTGCCGGGCGCTGGAGGATGTCCAGCAGGACCGCGCCCGACTGGACAAGCACTGGAAACAGCGGCTGGAGCGGGCCCGATACGAGGCCGTGGACGCCGAACGGCGCTACCGGGCCGTCGACCCGGAGAACCGCCTCGTGGCCCGGTCCTTGGAACAGCGGTGGGAGGAGACGTTGCGGGCCGAGCGCCAGGTCGGCGACGATTACGATCGGTTCCTTCGGGAACAGCCGCCGCAACTCTCGCGCGACGAGCGGGCCCTCATCGCGGCCCTCTCCTCCGACCTGCCCGCGCTCTGGCATGCGCCCGACACGACCGATCAGGACCGCAAGGAGATCGTCCGCCACCTGGTGGAAAGGGTCGTGGTCCAGGTGAAGAACGACAGCGAATATGTGGACGTCGCGATCCACTGGCAGGGCGGGCTTGTCAGCCGGCACGAGGTCGTGCGGCCGGTCAGGACCTACGAGCAGCTCCGCGACCTCGACAAGCTCATGGACCGAGTCGTCGCGTTGCGCCACGAGGGTCGCACGGCGGCGGAGATCGCCGTGTGCCTGAACCAGGAGGGTTTCGTTCCGCCGAAGCGTTGCGGCGAGTTCTATCCCGAACTCGTCCACGAACTGCTCGTGCGTCGCGGCCTGTCGAACGAGAAGAAGTACGCCGACCAACTCGGGTCGGACGAGTGGTGGCTGCCGAAGCTGGCCGAAGCGGTCCCGGTGTCCGCCGGGAAGCTCGCCGACTGGGCGCGCCGGGGATGGCTCCATTCCCGCAGAACTCCTGCGCAGCACCTGTGGATTCTCTGGGCCGACAAGCAGGAGTTGAAGCGGCTTCGCAAGCTCGCCGCCTCGTCACGCCGTGGGATGGTGGAATATCCGGCCGATCTCACCACCCCGAAGGAGCGCCACCGTGGGGGACATGGTTGA
- a CDS encoding RNA polymerase sigma factor, which produces MARDKEAVRLELLALRCRRGDARAFEELVREWEGRLFYYVRRLVATEEDAWDVLQQTWLRVYKSVGSLRQPERLPVWLYQVARCAAISHRRGRLRNEAHEESLDDPPDPTAEDDLDLLDRCEQVHVGLERLSPAHREILTLFFLEDLSLEQIAEVLEIPPGTAKSRLHYAKRALREILEREEDHR; this is translated from the coding sequence TTGGCGAGGGACAAAGAGGCCGTTCGGCTTGAACTGCTAGCCCTACGATGCCGTCGCGGCGACGCGAGGGCGTTCGAGGAACTCGTCCGCGAGTGGGAAGGGCGGCTGTTCTATTACGTCCGTCGCCTGGTCGCCACCGAGGAGGACGCCTGGGACGTTCTCCAACAGACCTGGCTGCGGGTCTACAAGAGCGTCGGCTCGTTGCGGCAGCCTGAACGGCTGCCGGTCTGGCTCTATCAGGTCGCCCGATGCGCGGCGATCAGCCACCGCCGGGGCCGACTCCGCAACGAGGCCCACGAGGAATCGCTCGACGACCCGCCTGACCCGACGGCGGAAGACGACCTTGACCTGCTCGACCGATGCGAGCAGGTGCATGTCGGACTGGAGCGGCTCTCGCCGGCTCACCGCGAGATCCTCACGCTCTTCTTCCTGGAAGACCTCTCGCTGGAGCAAATCGCCGAGGTCCTCGAAATCCCGCCCGGCACAGCGAAGTCGCGGCTCCATTACGCCAAACGGGCGCTCCGCGAAATCCTCGAACGCGAGGAGGACCACCGATGA
- a CDS encoding ANTAR domain-containing response regulator, which translates to MSRPYRFVIADDEKAVAAGLQNQLESLGYDVVAVVNDGQRAVEMCRRLAPDAVFMDIEMPGIDGLAAARQIAEDPGTPVIILTAHGHPNLIDQAVEDGVISYLLKPMTTPSLQAAVEVAVARAREIQTLQEDVDHLKMTLRERKLIERAKGILMTRKQLSETEAFRLLQRQSQDRRVPMAKLAESIIQTDELLDSPSQAVAPPSRPLRRPVEPPPID; encoded by the coding sequence ATGTCACGTCCATATCGATTCGTGATCGCCGACGACGAGAAGGCGGTCGCCGCCGGGTTGCAGAACCAGCTTGAGTCGCTTGGTTACGACGTCGTCGCGGTGGTCAACGACGGCCAGCGCGCCGTTGAGATGTGCCGCCGCCTCGCCCCCGACGCGGTTTTCATGGACATCGAGATGCCCGGCATCGACGGTCTGGCCGCCGCCCGGCAGATCGCCGAGGACCCCGGCACGCCGGTCATCATCCTCACCGCCCACGGCCACCCGAACCTCATCGACCAGGCCGTCGAGGACGGTGTGATCTCCTACCTCCTCAAGCCGATGACGACGCCCAGCCTCCAGGCGGCCGTCGAGGTGGCGGTCGCCCGCGCCCGCGAGATCCAGACGCTCCAGGAAGACGTCGACCATCTCAAGATGACGCTCCGCGAGCGCAAGTTGATCGAGCGGGCCAAGGGGATCCTCATGACTCGCAAGCAACTCAGCGAGACTGAGGCCTTCCGGCTCCTCCAGCGCCAGAGCCAGGATCGCCGGGTGCCGATGGCGAAGCTCGCCGAGTCGATCATTCAGACCGACGAATTGCTCGACTCGCCCAGCCAGGCCGTCGCCCCCCCCTCGCGTCCCCTGCGACGCCCCGTCGAGCCCCCTCCGATCGACTAG
- a CDS encoding MaoC family dehydratase: MEPEATEGSPESRPRRRTTVLGYDDLAVGDEWESASRTVTQADVSTFAGLSGDFNALHMDHAWATAEGPFGKPVAHGLLGLALASGLASTAPRMDTLAFLAVLEWKFLLPIAFGDTVRVVSTVESIEPQSRGRRAVVTWRRRLLNQEDRVVQDGRTQTLVRKKTDGGGTVSSKP, from the coding sequence ATGGAACCTGAAGCCACCGAGGGAAGTCCCGAATCCCGCCCCCGACGCCGCACGACGGTTCTGGGATACGACGACCTCGCCGTCGGCGACGAGTGGGAGAGCGCCTCCCGAACAGTCACTCAGGCCGACGTTTCAACGTTCGCCGGCCTCTCTGGAGACTTCAACGCCCTCCACATGGATCATGCCTGGGCGACGGCGGAAGGCCCTTTCGGCAAACCCGTCGCCCACGGTCTGCTCGGTCTGGCCCTGGCTTCGGGCCTGGCCAGCACGGCGCCGCGGATGGACACGCTCGCCTTCCTCGCCGTTCTGGAGTGGAAATTCCTGCTCCCCATCGCGTTCGGCGACACTGTCCGGGTCGTCTCCACGGTCGAATCGATCGAGCCCCAGTCGCGGGGACGCCGGGCCGTTGTGACCTGGCGGCGTCGCCTGCTAAACCAGGAGGATCGCGTCGTCCAAGACGGTCGGACCCAGACCCTCGTCCGAAAGAAGACCGACGGCGGTGGAACGGTTTCGTCGAAACCCTGA